A genomic window from Solanum stenotomum isolate F172 chromosome 10, ASM1918654v1, whole genome shotgun sequence includes:
- the LOC125841800 gene encoding molybdenum cofactor sulfurase-like: protein MQSPCFNCLCCQNSHGEKNPSSKIGIIITCHREFIDAVASSIQPNSQFTNHECLPSCAELFSNLQEVYPHYSQTNLADEIRANEYYHLTLSKHVCFDYIGNGLFSYYQQQNMIKSHPIHNSIASSSSAPPPPPPTHNEPFFNISYKSVSLTTQLLYGGQESDIERKMRKRIMKYMNLSNHDYSMVFTANQSSAFKLLADSYPFESNPNLLTVYDHENEAVEGMIDNAKKKGAKVVSAEFSWPNLRINSRKLRKTLSVKKKQGLFVFPLQSKVTGTRYSYQWMNIAQENGWHVVFEASALGPKDMETLGLSIFQPDFLICNFYKVFGENPSGFCGLFVKNSTISQLNKSSTSLGIIRLVPVDAKSFEHKNDSSSSISSEYNQENSVSEFEEMSDQEPKTLFEILNWGNKSNEKTLSTTTTSLECRGLDHADKLGLILTSNRARYLINWLINALTRLQHPHTEDIHHPLVKIYGSKIHFNRGPAVAFNVFDWKGQKIDPTLVQKLADRHNISLSCAFLKHIWFSKMYDDEKNTILESCDGDNYNNNKKKKKKKKEKLSFGVSVISVSIGMMTNFEDLYKLWSFIARFLDADFVEKEKWRYKALNQTTIEV from the coding sequence ATGCAATCACCTTGTTTCAACTGTCTTTGCTGCCAGAATTCCCATGGAGAAAAAAATCCCTCCTCTAAAATCGGCATAATCATCACTTGTCATCGCGAATTCATCGATGCAGTAGCTTCATCCATCCAGCCAAATTCCCAATTCACTAACCATGAGTGTTTGCCTTCTTGTGCAGAACTATTTTCCAACTTACAAGAAGTGTATCCACATTACAGTCAGACTAATCTTGCTGATGAAATTCGAGCTAACGAATATTATCACCTCACTCTTTCGAAAcatgtttgttttgattacaTTGGAAATGGCCTTTTTTCTTACTACCAACAACAGAACATGATCAAATCTCATCCAATTCACAATTCAATCGCCTCTTCATCATCCGCtccacctcctcctcctcctacTCACAACGAGCCTTTCTTTAACATTTCGTATAAGTCAGTGAGTTTAACTACTCAATTGCTCTACGGAGGGCAAGAATCGGATATAGAACGTAAAATGAGGAAAAGGATTATGAAATACATGAATCTCTCTAACCATGACTACTCAATGGTCTTTACAGCTAACCAATCTTCTGCATTTAAGCTCTTGGCTGACTCTTATCCCTTTGAGTCTAATCCTAACCTCCTTACTGTTTACGATCACGAAAATGAAGCAGTGGAAGGGATGATCGATAACGCTAAGAAAAAAGGGGCTAAAGTGGTATCAGCAGAGTTCTCATGGCCTAATTTGAGAATCAATTCAAGAAAACTGCGAAAAACGCTTAGTGTCAAGAAGAAACAGGGGTTATTTGTTTTCCCTCTTCAGTCTAAAGTAACGGGAACAAGATATTCGTATCAATGGATGAATATTGCACAAGAAAACGGATGGCATGTCGTGTTTGAAGCATCTGCTTTAGGTCCCAAAGACATGGAAACATTAGGCTTGTCGATTTTTCAACCTGATTTTCTCATTTGCAATTTCTACAAAGTGTTTGGTGAAAATCCTTCTGGTTTTTGTGGTTTGTTCGTGAAAAACTCAACAATATCACAGTTGAACAAATCATCCACTAGCTTGGGAATTATTCGTCTTGTTCCAGTTGACGCGAAATCATTTGAACACAAAAACGACtcctcttcttcaatttcatcagAATACAATCAAGAAAACTCTGTTTCAGAATTCGAAGAAATGTCTGATCAAGAACCAAAGACATTATTCGAAATACTGAATTGGGGTAACAAATCCAACGAGAAGACTCTTTCAACGACAACTACGAGCTTGGAATGCAGAGGATTAGATCATGCTGATAAACTCGGCCTAATACTAACAAGTAACAGAGCAAGGTACCTTATAAACTGGCTAATAAACGCGTTAACGCGTCTTCAACATCCTCATACTGAAGATATTCATCATCCTTTAGTGAAAATCTATGGATCAAAGATACATTTCAATAGAGGACCAGCTGTGGCATTCAATGTGTTTGATTGGAAAGGCCAAAAGATTGATCCAACACTAGTTCAAAAGCTCGCGGATCGACACAACATATCACTTTCTTGTGCATTTTTGAAGCATATATGGTTTTCAAAAATGTATGATGATGAAAAAAACACAATCTTGGAGAGTTGTGATggtgataattataataataataagaagaagaagaagaagaagaaggagaaattgagttttggtgtATCAGTTATTAGTGTTTCAATTGGGATGATGACAAATTTTGAAGATTTGTATAAGTTATGGAGTTTTATAGCTAGATTTTTGGATGCTGATTTTGTAGAGAAAGAGAAATGGAGATATAAGGCACTTAATCAAACAACTATTGAGGTGtag
- the LOC125842090 gene encoding protein HOTHEAD encodes MKFDLIIAALLGIFLFHGFCSSEKAPNYSFMRQATTAPEISHYDYIIIGGGTAGCPLAATLSQKYHVLLLERGGSPYGNPNITYLSTFGSALSDLSPKSPSQRFISEDGVINARARVLGGGSCLNAGFYSRAGPKYVSSVGWDGKLVNESYVWVENKVAFQPPVRQWQSAVRDGLVESGVVPYNGFTYDHINGTKIGGTIFDAAGRRHTAADLLEYANPSGITLLLHATVHKIMFKTRGLSRPKAHGVIFRDALGKKHKAYLRRGEMNEVIVSSGALGSPQMLMLSGVGPSEHLKAHNITVVLDQPNVGQRMMDNPMNAIFVPSPVPVEVSLIQVVGITRFGSYIEAASGENFSGYRSSQSDYGMFSPKIGQLSTVPPKQRTPEALEKAINSMNALDAAAFRGGFILEKIMGPISTGHLELRTRNPNDNPSITFNYFKEPEDLQRCVNGLKVIENIIESKSFSQFRYDSISLPALLNLTASAPVNLLPKHDNISVSLEQFCKDTVMTIWHYHGGCQVGNVIDQDYKVIGVDNLRVIDGSTFNYSPGTNPQATVMMLGRYMGVRIVNERLAKEESNH; translated from the exons CTCCAAATTACTCATTTATGCGCCAAGCAACTACAGCACCGGAGATATCGCATTACGACTACATAATCATCGGCGGCGGCACCGCCGGCTGCCCATTAGCCGCCACGCTCTCTCAGAAGTACCACGTACTTCTACTAGAGCGCGGCGGTTCGCCTTACGGAAATCCTAATATCACATATTTATCGACATTCGGATCTGCACTTTCCGATCTCTCACCGAAATCGCCATCTCAGCGATTCATTTCCGAGGACGGTGTAATCAACGCGCGTGCACGCGTTTTGGGCGGCGGAAGTTGTTTAAACGCCGGATTTTACTCACGCGCCGGCCCCAAGTATGTGAGCAGTGTTGGATGGGACGGAAAGCTGGTGAACGAATCGTATGTTTGGGTGGAAAATAAAGTGGCGTTTCAGCCGCCGGTGAGGCAGTGGCAATCCGCCGTGCGCGACGGTCTTGTGGAGTCAGGGGTGGTGCCGTACAATGGATTTACGTATGATCATATTAATGGAACTAAAATTGGGGGAACGATTTTCGATGCCGCCGGACGTCGGCACACGGCTGCCGATCTACTTGAGTATGCTAACCCTAGTGGAATTACTCTACTTTTGCATGCTACCGTTCACAAAATCATGTTCAAAACTAGAG GATTATCAAGACCAAAAGCTCATGGTGTAATATTTAGAGATGCATTAGGAAAAAAACACAAAGCATATTTAAGAAGAGGAGAAATGAATGAAGTAATAGTATCATCTGGGGCACTTGGAAGCCCACAAATGTTAATGTTAAGTGGTGTAGGCCCATCAGAACATTTAAAGGCCCATAACATTACAGTTGTATTGGACCAGCCCAATGTTGGACAAAGGATGATGGATAACCCAATGAATGCAATATTTGTGCCATCACCTGTACCTGTTGAAGTTTCTCTTATACAAGTTGTGGGTATTACAAGATTTGGAAGTTATATTGAAGCTGCCTCCGGCGAGAATTTCTCTGGTTATCGTAGTAGTCAGAGTGATTATGGAATGTTCTCCCCGAAG ATTGGACAGCTATCAACAGTGCCACCAAAGCAAAGAACACCAGAAGCCTTAGAAAAGGCAATAAATTCAATGAATGCACTAGATGCAGCAGCATTTAGAGGAGGATtcatattagaaaaaataatgggTCCAATATCCACTGGACATTTGGAGCTCCGAACCCGGAACCCGAATGACAATCCATCAATAACATTTAATTACTTCAAAGAGCCAGAAGATTTACAAAGATGTGTAAATGGACTCAAAgttatagaaaatataattgagTCCAAATCCTTTTCACAATTCAGATATGACTCAATTTCATTGCCAGCATTACTTAATTTGACTGCAAGTGCCCCTGTCAATTTATTGCCTAAACATGACAATATTTCAGTCTCATTGGAACAATTTTGTAAAGATACTGTTATGACAATTTGGCATTATCATGGAGGGTGTCAAGTTGGTAATGTGATTGATCAAGATTATAAGGTTATTGGTGTTGATAATTTGAGGGTTATTGATGGTTCAACTTTTAATTATTCTCCTGGTACTAATCCTCAAGCCACTGTCATGATGCTTGGAAG GTATATGGGAGTAAGGATAGTGAATGAGAGGCTTGCTAAAGAGGagtcaaatcattaa